In Streptomyces chartreusis NRRL 3882, the following are encoded in one genomic region:
- a CDS encoding helix-turn-helix domain-containing protein, whose product MGIREQARWTRARLGRAGPPLDLLTAHFDQHVYAPHAHHEFTIGVTIGGSEVIAYRGGLIHSYPGSIVVLEAGEMHTGGPAACEGYAYQALYAEPSLLTDGTLGGPPHFPDPVLHDPELAAALRAAHTDISACPDPLEAESRLPWLLTALARRHSTARASQDTVPGAGHIAKAVRDRLADELLEPPSLADLATDLGLSRYQLLRAFRTTMGVPPYAWLAQHRVARARVLLETGLRPAEVAGLVGFADQAHLTRWFRRVLGVTPAAYRNSVQDAAG is encoded by the coding sequence ATGGGGATACGCGAACAGGCGAGATGGACAAGGGCACGCCTGGGCCGTGCCGGGCCGCCCCTCGACCTCCTCACCGCCCACTTCGACCAGCACGTCTACGCTCCGCACGCCCACCACGAATTCACCATCGGCGTCACGATCGGCGGCTCGGAGGTCATCGCCTACCGGGGCGGGCTGATCCACTCCTACCCCGGCTCGATCGTCGTGCTGGAAGCGGGCGAGATGCACACCGGCGGTCCGGCCGCCTGCGAGGGCTACGCCTACCAGGCCCTGTACGCCGAGCCGTCCCTCCTCACCGACGGCACGCTCGGCGGCCCCCCGCACTTCCCCGACCCCGTCCTCCACGACCCGGAGCTGGCGGCAGCCCTCCGCGCCGCCCACACCGACATCAGCGCCTGCCCCGACCCCCTGGAGGCCGAGTCCCGGCTGCCCTGGCTGCTCACGGCCCTGGCCCGCCGGCACTCCACGGCCCGGGCGAGCCAGGACACGGTGCCCGGCGCCGGCCACATCGCCAAGGCCGTACGCGACCGCCTCGCGGACGAACTGCTGGAACCCCCCTCCCTGGCCGACCTCGCCACCGACCTGGGCCTGTCCCGCTACCAGCTGCTGCGCGCCTTCCGTACGACGATGGGCGTACCGCCCTACGCCTGGCTCGCCCAGCACCGCGTCGCCAGGGCCCGCGTCCTGCTGGAAACCGGCCTGCGCCCCGCCGAGGTCGCGGGCCTCGTCGGCTTCGCCGACCAGGCGCACCTCACCCGCTGGTTCCGCCGCGTGCTGGGCGTGACCCCGGCGGCGTACCGCAACAGCGTTCAAGACGCGGCGGGGTGA
- a CDS encoding Uma2 family endonuclease, producing MAHEPLTQEEVLLEGFLALDTPEGFRAELIEGEIVVTPPPDGDHEKYISRIVRQVIRRSRTDMDFSGNKGLKLVSGGACPKNHLVPDVTFGPIERDLFGGVGSWMSCDGVAMVVEVTSTKPQADREAKRRCYARAGIPLYLLVDRDAAQVTVFSEPKDDDYREHCARPFGKPIALPEPFAFELDTADLL from the coding sequence ATGGCCCATGAGCCGCTCACGCAGGAAGAGGTCCTGCTGGAGGGCTTTCTCGCCCTGGACACGCCGGAGGGTTTCCGGGCGGAGCTGATCGAGGGGGAGATCGTTGTGACGCCGCCGCCGGACGGGGATCACGAGAAGTACATCAGCCGGATCGTGAGGCAAGTGATCAGGCGTTCCCGGACCGACATGGACTTCTCGGGGAACAAGGGGCTGAAGCTGGTGAGCGGGGGCGCCTGCCCCAAGAACCACCTGGTTCCGGACGTCACCTTCGGCCCCATCGAGCGCGACTTGTTCGGCGGGGTCGGCTCCTGGATGTCATGCGACGGCGTCGCCATGGTGGTCGAGGTGACCTCCACCAAGCCCCAGGCCGACCGCGAGGCCAAGCGTCGTTGCTATGCCCGCGCGGGCATCCCGCTCTACCTGCTGGTCGACCGGGACGCAGCTCAGGTCACGGTGTTCAGCGAGCCGAAGGACGACGACTACCGCGAGCACTGCGCCCGCCCCTTCGGCAAGCCCATCGCTCTTCCGGAACCGTTCGCCTTTGAACTGGACACCGCGGATCTCCTCTGA